The following coding sequences are from one Kushneria phosphatilytica window:
- the ydiJ gene encoding D-2-hydroxyglutarate dehydrogenase YdiJ, whose product MIETLDAPALEQHYQHFLDSLKAHGFRGDIAADHANRTVLATDNSIYQRLPQAVLYPLDGDDLALIARLMAEKDFQDIVVAPRGGGTGTNGQSLTDAIVVDVTRHMHHILEIDAENHRVRVQAGVVKDQLNAALRPHGLFFAPELSTSNRATIAGMVSTDASGQGSRAYGKTRDHVLELDTVLVGGERFTSRAREEAELDELCSGSDRIADIHRTARNIIDTHSKTIAECFPPLNRCLTGYDLAHLRDEQGRLDLNSLLCGSEGSLGFIAEATLNVLPLPRHSALINVRYAGFMDALRDARTLMGEDDAIDAPTSIETVDDKVLMLAMEDIVWDSVAEYFPPGDDGSPAVRGINLVEFNDDDEQRLEARIEAFVRQLEEDTSVTRLGHTIARGREKMTPIYGMRKRAVGLLGNTRGERRPIPFVEDTAVPPEHLAEYIEAFRALLDEHGLEYGMFGHVDAGVLHVRPAIDMKDPEQAALIRLISDRVVELTRHYGGLLWGEHGKGVRSEYTPAFFGELYPVLQQVKTAFDPRNQLNPGKIATPLDSHDELLRIDGVPTRGEQDRQIDERVWERYESAVYCNGNGACYNYDPNDAMCPSWKATRERVHSPKGRASLMREWLRRQGNDGVDVLAESQALRHRSLWQHLLAWPNRLRNTLRGGEDFSHEVHDAMDGCLSCKSCAGQCPIRVNVPDFRSRFLELYYGRYLRPARDHLLGSLETLTPWLARIAPLYNGLLAQHWVQRTLKRTIGLVDAPTLSVDRLDQQLEAWGIPPATPTTLGRLTERQKTESVILVQDTFTSHFDAAVVRDIVDLLARLDIRVFVAPYHPGGKPSEVLGMLGRFERTARYQAERLRSLARFGVPLVGIDPAMTLIYRQEYPKTLGEQAVPKVMLLQEWLLTQRHTLSRHGRVAEQNPLAPWQLLSHCTEKTNAPGSGQAWQQVFNAFGLKLELVGSGCCGMSGTYGHEAHHRDTSETIYGLSWQPIVEQSEHQDRLLATGYSCRSQVKRFSRQQLQHPAQALLRTLVSA is encoded by the coding sequence ATGATCGAAACGCTCGATGCCCCCGCTCTGGAGCAGCACTACCAGCACTTTCTCGACAGTCTGAAAGCGCATGGTTTCCGCGGCGATATTGCCGCCGACCACGCCAATCGCACAGTGCTGGCGACCGATAACTCCATCTATCAGCGTCTGCCTCAGGCCGTGCTCTACCCTCTCGATGGTGATGATCTGGCACTGATCGCCCGGCTGATGGCCGAGAAGGACTTTCAGGATATCGTGGTCGCACCTCGTGGTGGCGGCACCGGCACCAATGGCCAGTCACTGACGGATGCCATCGTGGTGGATGTCACCCGTCACATGCATCATATCCTCGAGATCGATGCCGAGAACCATCGGGTACGCGTGCAGGCCGGAGTGGTCAAGGATCAGCTCAATGCAGCGTTGCGTCCGCATGGGCTTTTCTTTGCCCCGGAGCTGTCAACTTCCAATCGCGCCACCATTGCCGGCATGGTCAGTACCGACGCCAGCGGTCAGGGGTCACGCGCCTACGGCAAGACCCGCGATCATGTGCTCGAACTCGACACGGTACTTGTCGGTGGCGAGCGCTTCACCAGCCGGGCGCGGGAAGAAGCAGAACTCGACGAGCTCTGCAGTGGCAGCGACCGCATCGCCGATATCCATCGCACTGCTCGCAACATTATCGACACCCACAGCAAAACCATTGCGGAGTGCTTTCCGCCGCTCAACCGCTGTTTGACCGGTTACGATCTGGCGCATCTGCGTGACGAGCAGGGGCGGCTCGATCTCAACAGTCTGCTGTGCGGTTCGGAAGGCTCACTGGGTTTCATCGCCGAGGCCACGCTCAACGTTCTGCCGCTACCCCGGCACTCCGCGCTCATCAATGTCCGCTACGCCGGTTTCATGGATGCCCTTCGCGATGCTCGCACGCTGATGGGTGAGGATGATGCAATCGACGCACCTACTTCGATCGAGACCGTCGATGACAAGGTGCTGATGCTGGCGATGGAGGATATCGTCTGGGACAGTGTGGCAGAGTATTTCCCCCCCGGTGACGACGGCTCACCTGCTGTGCGTGGCATCAATCTGGTCGAGTTCAACGATGATGACGAGCAGCGACTGGAAGCCCGCATCGAAGCCTTCGTTCGTCAACTGGAAGAAGACACCAGCGTTACGCGGCTGGGCCATACCATTGCCCGCGGGCGTGAAAAAATGACGCCCATCTACGGCATGCGCAAACGTGCCGTTGGGCTGCTCGGCAATACTCGAGGCGAGCGTCGGCCGATCCCCTTTGTCGAAGATACCGCCGTGCCGCCGGAGCACCTTGCCGAATATATCGAGGCCTTTCGCGCCCTGCTCGATGAGCATGGGCTGGAGTACGGCATGTTCGGTCATGTCGATGCCGGTGTGCTGCATGTGCGACCAGCCATCGACATGAAAGATCCCGAGCAGGCTGCGCTGATCCGCCTCATTTCCGATCGCGTGGTCGAACTGACCCGGCACTACGGTGGGCTGCTGTGGGGCGAACATGGCAAGGGCGTGCGGTCGGAATATACGCCGGCTTTTTTTGGTGAGCTCTATCCGGTACTGCAGCAGGTAAAAACCGCTTTCGATCCACGTAATCAGCTCAATCCCGGCAAGATCGCCACCCCGCTCGACAGTCATGATGAACTACTGCGCATCGATGGCGTACCTACCCGTGGCGAGCAGGATCGCCAGATCGATGAGCGGGTCTGGGAACGCTATGAGAGTGCCGTTTACTGCAATGGCAATGGCGCCTGTTACAACTACGATCCGAATGACGCCATGTGCCCCTCATGGAAAGCCACTCGAGAGCGTGTTCACTCCCCCAAGGGTCGCGCCAGCCTGATGCGCGAGTGGTTGCGCCGACAGGGCAACGACGGCGTCGATGTACTGGCAGAGTCACAGGCACTTCGTCATCGCTCACTGTGGCAACACCTGCTGGCCTGGCCAAACCGGCTTCGCAACACTCTGCGAGGCGGGGAGGATTTTTCCCATGAGGTGCATGACGCCATGGATGGCTGCCTGTCCTGCAAGTCCTGCGCCGGCCAGTGTCCGATCCGGGTGAACGTCCCGGATTTTCGCAGCCGCTTTCTCGAGCTCTATTACGGCCGCTATCTGCGCCCCGCTCGCGATCATCTACTGGGCTCACTGGAAACACTGACCCCATGGCTTGCCCGCATTGCGCCACTCTACAACGGACTGCTGGCACAGCACTGGGTGCAACGCACGCTCAAGCGCACCATCGGCCTGGTCGATGCACCCACCCTGTCGGTCGACCGCCTCGACCAGCAACTCGAGGCGTGGGGAATCCCACCGGCCACCCCCACCACGCTGGGTCGATTGACCGAGCGGCAGAAAACAGAAAGCGTGATTCTGGTGCAGGACACCTTCACCAGCCATTTCGATGCCGCTGTCGTGCGCGATATCGTTGACCTGCTGGCACGGCTCGACATTCGCGTCTTCGTGGCGCCCTACCATCCCGGCGGTAAACCCAGCGAAGTACTTGGCATGCTGGGCCGCTTCGAGCGCACCGCGCGCTATCAGGCCGAGCGGCTACGCTCGCTGGCTCGCTTCGGCGTGCCACTGGTGGGTATCGATCCGGCCATGACGCTGATCTACCGTCAGGAGTACCCCAAAACCCTGGGTGAACAAGCCGTACCCAAGGTCATGCTGCTACAGGAGTGGCTGCTGACCCAGCGCCACACACTAAGCCGACACGGCCGTGTTGCCGAGCAGAATCCGCTCGCACCCTGGCAGTTGCTCAGCCACTGTACCGAGAAAACCAATGCGCCGGGGAGCGGGCAAGCCTGGCAGCAGGTTTTCAATGCTTTCGGTCTCAAACTCGAACTGGTGGGTAGCGGCTGCTGCGGCATGTCAGGCACCTATGGTCACGAGGCACACCATCGCGATACCTCAGAGACGATCTACGGACTATCGTGGCAACCGATCGTCGAGCAGAGCGAGCACCAGGACAGATTGCTGGCGACCGGTTACTCCTGTCGCAGCCAGGTTAAACGGTTCTCACGGCAACAGCTGCAACACCCCGCCCAGGCGCTGTTGAGAACGCTGGTTTCTGCCTGA
- the serS gene encoding serine--tRNA ligase, producing the protein MLDPKLLRSDLDNVAARLARRGYALDVDRMKTLEARRRELQTRTEELQAERNARSKSIGQAKARGEDIEPLLTEVSDLGERLEASSSELAEIQAQFDTIVTGIPNLPHESVPSGQDEDDNVEQHRWGTPREFDFTVRDHTDLGALHGYLDFELATKLTGSRFAVMRGPIARLHRALAQFMLDMQTQQHGYEEFQVPYIVNEDSLFGTGQLPKFGDDLFRLEGDQNYYLIPTAEVPLTNIVRDEILDAARLPLRMTAHTPCFRSEAGAYGRDTRGMIRQHQFDKVEMVQVVHPERSYEALEEMRGHAEAILQALELPYRTVLLCTGDMGAAAAKTYDLEVWLPSQNTYREISSISNTEDFQARRMHARFRDQGQKKPTLVHTLNGSGLAIGRCLLAVMENNQQADGSIRIPEALRPWMNGAEVINTPE; encoded by the coding sequence ATGCTCGACCCCAAGCTGCTGCGCAGTGATCTCGACAATGTCGCTGCCCGTCTCGCCCGCCGCGGTTATGCGCTGGATGTCGATCGGATGAAGACGCTCGAAGCGCGTCGCCGTGAACTGCAGACGCGTACTGAAGAGCTGCAGGCCGAGCGTAATGCTCGTTCCAAATCCATTGGTCAGGCCAAGGCGCGTGGAGAGGATATCGAACCGCTTCTGACCGAGGTCAGTGATCTGGGGGAGCGACTGGAAGCTTCGAGCAGTGAGCTGGCAGAGATTCAGGCGCAGTTTGATACGATTGTCACGGGCATTCCCAATTTGCCACATGAGAGCGTGCCCAGTGGTCAGGATGAGGATGATAATGTCGAACAGCACCGCTGGGGCACACCACGCGAATTCGATTTCACGGTGCGGGATCATACCGACCTGGGGGCGCTGCACGGCTATCTCGATTTCGAGCTGGCGACCAAACTGACCGGCTCGCGCTTTGCCGTGATGCGCGGACCCATCGCTCGGCTGCACCGCGCGCTGGCGCAGTTCATGCTTGATATGCAGACGCAGCAGCATGGCTATGAAGAGTTCCAGGTACCCTATATCGTCAATGAGGATTCGCTGTTCGGTACCGGCCAATTGCCCAAGTTCGGCGATGACCTGTTCCGGCTGGAAGGGGACCAGAACTACTATCTGATTCCTACGGCGGAAGTGCCGCTGACCAATATCGTACGTGACGAGATTCTCGATGCCGCGCGTTTGCCGTTGCGCATGACAGCGCACACGCCCTGCTTTCGCAGCGAGGCAGGCGCCTATGGTCGCGATACCCGTGGCATGATTCGCCAGCACCAGTTCGACAAGGTCGAGATGGTGCAGGTGGTGCATCCCGAGCGCTCCTACGAAGCCCTTGAGGAGATGCGTGGTCACGCCGAAGCGATTTTGCAGGCACTGGAGCTGCCTTATCGCACCGTACTGCTGTGTACCGGTGATATGGGGGCGGCAGCGGCCAAGACCTATGATCTGGAAGTCTGGCTGCCAAGCCAGAATACCTATCGCGAGATATCCTCGATCTCCAATACGGAAGACTTTCAGGCGCGGCGCATGCATGCACGCTTCCGCGATCAGGGTCAGAAGAAGCCGACGCTGGTTCACACCCTGAATGGCTCGGGCCTTGCGATTGGTCGCTGCCTGCTGGCGGTCATGGAGAACAATCAGCAAGCTGATGGTTCGATCCGGATTCCCGAGGCACTGCGTCCATGGATGAATGGTGCCGAAGTCATCAATACGCCTGAATGA
- the cobA gene encoding uroporphyrinogen-III C-methyltransferase has product MEMLTLQLDPRVLDVRLIGGGQAALALARQLSGLVERLCVHHEAPMPGVQQLVAEHDWSHSERMPSAGPGQIWLIATGSAHEDERWAAVAHREGVPVLVPSLPAVSTARLPLRVGIRPDESARLGMSRGHVSLVGAGPGDPDLLTVRAVRVLEQADVVIHDRLVSPEILALLPADTRRLYVGKARSQHSVPQEGINQALVDWAQAGFRVVRLKGGDPFIFGRGGEELETLAEAGLSFEVVPGITAASGISAYAGIPLTHREHAQSVRFVTGHLRNGSCDLDWPTLAGAGQTLVFYMGLGTLAVICDALMSHGMAPETPIALIEQGTTARQRVHVGRLDDMPERLEHLTIAPPTLIIVGGVVALHDSLAWFATATARSLGWDSGKHPTPLSQAGSA; this is encoded by the coding sequence ATGGAAATGCTGACTCTGCAGTTGGATCCTCGTGTGCTCGATGTTCGCCTGATCGGTGGTGGGCAGGCAGCACTGGCACTGGCGCGTCAGTTGTCCGGTCTGGTAGAGCGGCTATGTGTTCATCATGAGGCACCCATGCCTGGGGTGCAGCAGCTGGTAGCGGAACATGACTGGTCGCATTCCGAGCGAATGCCGTCAGCCGGCCCCGGTCAGATCTGGTTGATTGCGACCGGCAGCGCGCACGAGGATGAGCGCTGGGCGGCCGTGGCGCATCGCGAAGGCGTGCCGGTTCTCGTGCCGAGCCTGCCGGCAGTATCCACTGCACGACTGCCGCTTCGCGTCGGTATTCGCCCGGATGAAAGCGCGCGCCTCGGCATGAGTCGCGGTCACGTCAGCCTTGTGGGGGCCGGGCCGGGCGATCCTGACCTGTTGACCGTAAGAGCTGTGCGTGTGCTGGAGCAGGCCGATGTGGTCATTCATGATCGGCTGGTCAGTCCGGAGATTCTGGCGTTACTCCCGGCGGATACCCGAAGGCTCTATGTTGGCAAGGCGCGTTCACAGCATAGTGTGCCCCAGGAGGGTATCAATCAGGCGCTGGTGGATTGGGCGCAGGCCGGGTTTCGGGTGGTGCGACTCAAGGGAGGCGACCCCTTCATCTTCGGGCGTGGTGGCGAAGAACTGGAAACCCTGGCGGAGGCCGGGCTCTCCTTTGAAGTGGTCCCGGGCATTACGGCAGCCTCGGGCATTTCCGCCTATGCCGGTATCCCGCTGACCCATCGCGAACATGCGCAGTCGGTACGGTTCGTGACCGGACATCTGCGCAACGGCAGCTGCGATCTGGACTGGCCAACACTGGCCGGTGCCGGACAGACCCTGGTGTTCTACATGGGGCTGGGGACACTGGCCGTTATCTGCGATGCACTGATGAGCCATGGAATGGCACCCGAGACACCCATTGCACTGATCGAACAGGGCACGACTGCGCGTCAGCGGGTACACGTTGGTCGCCTGGATGATATGCCCGAGCGCCTCGAACACCTCACGATTGCGCCACCGACCCTGATCATTGTCGGAGGAGTTGTTGCGCTGCACGACTCTTTGGCATGGTTTGCAACGGCCACGGCCCGCAGCCTGGGCTGGGATAGTGGTAAACATCCCACCCCATTGTCACAGGCAGGTTCCGCCTGA
- a CDS encoding arsenic transporter yields MLAFMIFLVTLVLVIWQPRGLGIGWSALAGAAVALATGVVNWGDVETVWHIVWDATFTFVALIIISLILDEAGFFAWAALHIARWGNGRGRLLFPLLIMLGAMIAAVFANDGAALLLTPIVLAILIRLEFSTGAALAFIIATGFVADTTSLPLVISNLVNIVSANYFDISFARYAQVMVPVDLVSLTATLVVLGLYFRREVPPHYPVEQLETPASAIRDHHVFRAAFPLLIILLIALFVTARWTVPFALIMGAAALALMAIAGRWLSPGQQPTVSLARVLKHAPWQIVLFSLGMYLVVYGLGHAWLTAHTADVLRWLGHQGPVVATVGTGFASALLASVMNNMPATLVGALAIDQAHVTHLTQQLMVYANVIGNDLGPKFTPIGSLATLLWLHVLSGKGYRIGWGQYMKVGLVITPPVLLATLLALVVWLPIISR; encoded by the coding sequence ATGCTGGCTTTCATGATCTTTCTGGTCACCCTGGTGCTGGTGATCTGGCAGCCCCGCGGTCTGGGTATCGGCTGGAGCGCACTGGCAGGTGCAGCGGTGGCACTGGCGACCGGAGTGGTCAACTGGGGTGACGTCGAGACTGTCTGGCACATCGTCTGGGACGCCACCTTCACCTTCGTGGCGCTGATTATCATCTCGCTGATTCTGGATGAAGCCGGGTTCTTTGCCTGGGCGGCACTGCATATCGCTCGCTGGGGCAACGGCCGCGGTCGGTTGCTGTTCCCGCTACTCATCATGCTGGGTGCGATGATTGCCGCCGTATTCGCCAACGACGGGGCGGCGCTGCTGTTGACACCTATCGTACTGGCCATTCTGATTCGTCTGGAGTTCAGTACCGGGGCAGCACTGGCGTTCATCATTGCTACCGGCTTCGTCGCCGATACCACCAGCTTGCCGCTGGTGATCTCGAATCTGGTGAATATTGTCAGCGCCAACTATTTCGATATCAGCTTCGCCCGCTATGCCCAGGTCATGGTGCCGGTCGACCTGGTCTCATTAACCGCCACTCTGGTAGTGCTGGGGCTTTATTTTCGCCGTGAAGTCCCGCCCCATTATCCGGTCGAGCAATTGGAGACGCCCGCTTCGGCGATTCGTGACCATCATGTGTTTCGAGCGGCTTTTCCGTTGCTGATCATTCTGCTGATAGCACTGTTCGTAACCGCGCGCTGGACAGTCCCCTTTGCCCTCATCATGGGGGCAGCGGCGCTGGCACTGATGGCCATTGCCGGGCGCTGGCTATCCCCCGGGCAACAGCCCACGGTGTCGCTTGCCCGCGTGCTGAAACACGCGCCCTGGCAGATCGTGCTGTTCTCACTGGGCATGTATCTGGTGGTCTATGGACTGGGGCATGCCTGGCTGACTGCTCACACAGCCGATGTACTGAGGTGGTTAGGCCATCAGGGGCCGGTAGTCGCAACCGTGGGGACCGGATTTGCCTCTGCGCTGCTGGCATCGGTCATGAACAACATGCCCGCCACTCTGGTCGGAGCATTGGCGATCGACCAGGCCCATGTGACCCATCTGACCCAGCAACTGATGGTCTATGCCAATGTCATCGGCAATGATCTCGGCCCCAAGTTCACGCCCATTGGCAGCCTTGCCACCCTACTCTGGCTGCATGTTCTCTCTGGCAAGGGGTACCGAATCGGTTGGGGGCAATACATGAAGGTCGGACTCGTGATTACCCCACCGGTACTGCTGGCCACTCTGCTCGCCCTGGTTGTCTGGCTCCCCATCATCTCGCGCTGA
- the arsH gene encoding arsenical resistance protein ArsH, producing the protein MTSASLPNIDVEQLQPIDVDALADPNAPRHAPRILVLYGSLRDRSYSRLLSEEAGHLLRWFGCEVRTFNPSGLPLPDDSEAEHPKVQKLRELAEWSEGMVWVTPERHGAMTGIMKTQIDWIPLALGGVRPTQGKTLAIMEVSGGSQSFNAVNQLRILGRWMRMLTIPNQSSVPKAFNEFDDDGRMKDSPLYRRVVDVCEELVKFTWLTRGRSNYLTDRYSERIESADEVSRRVNQRTH; encoded by the coding sequence ATGACCTCAGCTTCGTTGCCCAATATCGATGTCGAACAATTACAGCCCATCGACGTCGATGCCCTGGCTGACCCGAATGCACCACGCCACGCCCCTCGTATTCTGGTGCTGTATGGTTCGTTGCGCGATCGCTCCTATTCACGTCTGCTCTCTGAAGAAGCGGGACACCTGTTGCGATGGTTCGGTTGTGAGGTGCGCACCTTCAATCCTTCCGGGTTGCCACTACCCGATGACAGCGAGGCCGAACATCCGAAGGTGCAAAAGCTGCGCGAGCTGGCCGAGTGGAGCGAAGGCATGGTATGGGTCACGCCAGAACGTCATGGTGCCATGACCGGCATCATGAAAACGCAGATCGACTGGATACCGCTTGCGTTGGGTGGCGTGCGCCCGACCCAGGGCAAAACGCTGGCGATCATGGAGGTCTCCGGGGGCAGTCAGAGTTTCAATGCCGTTAATCAGTTGCGCATTCTCGGACGCTGGATGCGCATGCTGACTATCCCCAACCAGTCTTCGGTACCGAAGGCGTTCAATGAGTTCGATGATGACGGGCGGATGAAGGATTCGCCACTTTACAGACGCGTTGTCGATGTCTGTGAAGAGCTGGTGAAGTTTACCTGGCTGACACGTGGGCGTTCGAACTATCTGACCGATCGCTATTCGGAGCGAATCGAAAGCGCCGATGAGGTCTCAAGGCGCGTCAATCAACGCACGCACTGA
- the arsC gene encoding arsenate reductase (glutaredoxin) (This arsenate reductase requires both glutathione and glutaredoxin to convert arsenate to arsenite, after which the efflux transporter formed by ArsA and ArsB can extrude the arsenite from the cell, providing resistance.) yields MISVIYHNPDCGTSRNTLAMMRQSGEEPHVVEYLKTPPSREKLIDLLAAMKITPRELLRRKGTPYDELGLDDSSLSNDQLIDAMLAHPILINRPIVVTDLGVRLCRPSERVLGLLPHPIQEFIKEDGEIVRPGDSAP; encoded by the coding sequence ATGATCAGTGTGATCTATCACAATCCCGATTGCGGTACCTCGCGCAACACGCTGGCCATGATGCGCCAGTCCGGTGAAGAGCCCCATGTCGTCGAGTATCTGAAAACGCCGCCCTCGCGGGAGAAACTGATCGATCTGCTGGCGGCCATGAAGATCACGCCCCGGGAGCTGCTGCGCCGCAAGGGCACGCCCTACGATGAGCTCGGCCTTGATGACTCTTCGCTCTCCAATGACCAATTGATCGATGCCATGCTGGCGCATCCCATTCTGATCAATCGCCCTATTGTGGTGACCGATCTGGGCGTTCGTCTCTGTCGGCCCTCGGAGCGAGTGCTGGGGCTGCTTCCTCACCCGATCCAGGAATTCATCAAGGAGGATGGCGAAATCGTTCGACCGGGAGACTCGGCGCCATGA
- a CDS encoding ArsR/SmtB family transcription factor, whose product MDILEAFAALSQSTRLETFRLLVRHEPEGLSAGEIARELEVPHNTLSAHLNILARAELVISRRQSRSIIYRANLIRMQETIGFLVRDCCAGRPELCEPLLNEFSSCTPSEKAPSS is encoded by the coding sequence ATGGATATCCTTGAAGCTTTTGCGGCGCTTTCCCAGTCCACACGCCTGGAGACGTTCCGGCTACTGGTTCGCCATGAACCCGAAGGGCTGTCAGCCGGGGAAATCGCCCGCGAGCTGGAGGTGCCGCACAACACCCTTTCGGCGCATCTGAACATACTGGCTCGGGCAGAGCTGGTGATATCACGCCGGCAGAGCCGCTCGATTATCTATCGTGCCAACCTGATACGCATGCAGGAGACCATCGGTTTTCTGGTACGCGACTGCTGCGCCGGGCGGCCTGAGCTGTGTGAACCACTGCTGAACGAATTCTCCTCCTGCACCCCATCCGAGAAGGCACCTTCTTCATGA
- a CDS encoding GNAT family N-acetyltransferase, whose product MHYETERLTLRIPNVKDAAYVFRIYGDPVTNQFNPAGPHADQSVSNHVLDTWIEHWETHGFGLWAIADKAAPQQVIGFGGVSWLDKDGLGTVLNLGYRFAPSAWGQGLATELGRGAIDYAQQYLEVDALYGLVRNNHEKSIRVLEKPGFEHFDHLHEVPGASPSRVLRLVLR is encoded by the coding sequence ATGCATTATGAAACCGAGCGGTTGACGCTGCGTATCCCAAACGTCAAAGACGCTGCATATGTTTTTCGTATTTATGGAGATCCAGTCACCAACCAATTCAATCCGGCAGGCCCCCATGCGGATCAGTCAGTGTCGAATCATGTACTCGACACATGGATCGAACACTGGGAAACCCATGGTTTTGGGCTCTGGGCGATAGCCGACAAGGCGGCTCCGCAGCAGGTCATTGGCTTTGGGGGAGTGAGCTGGCTCGACAAGGATGGGTTGGGCACTGTCCTGAACCTGGGCTATCGATTCGCTCCCTCGGCATGGGGGCAGGGGCTTGCTACAGAGCTCGGTCGTGGTGCGATTGATTATGCGCAACAGTACCTGGAGGTCGATGCGTTATATGGCCTCGTGCGTAACAACCACGAAAAATCGATCCGTGTACTGGAAAAACCTGGCTTCGAACATTTTGATCACTTGCACGAAGTACCGGGTGCCTCTCCAAGCCGGGTGCTCAGATTAGTGTTGCGGTGA
- a CDS encoding site-specific integrase codes for MGREPEGVRSASASTIEIDFYYQGTRCRERLKLKPTTSNLKRAARHRAAVIAAIEDGTFDYSVTFPASKNAHKFIRSDRLDNYLAQWLEHKRPTLKASSYRTYKTIVERLIVPKLGHLLLPEVSRPKVRDWLSGLTVGNKRMSNIQTVLRSALTDAVHDDLLQTNPLHGWHYRRNEAPANTGPDPFTREEQSAILGALRPESRPLIQFAFWTGMRPSEYIALEWGDIDWQRMEIHVTKSITAAARGEIEDTKTNAGRRVISLLPPAAEALKQQKAATFMHPSGRIFLWPRSQKPFSGDTDIREKIWRPALLRAGVRYRRLYQARHTFGSMMLSAGEPLAWVSRQMGHRDVVFTARTYARWIPNDSPELGMRAVEMFGQHSQDSVSNDA; via the coding sequence ATGGGTCGAGAGCCGGAAGGAGTACGGTCAGCGTCGGCCAGCACCATCGAAATCGACTTCTACTACCAGGGGACGCGGTGCCGGGAACGGCTCAAACTCAAGCCCACCACCTCTAACCTGAAGCGAGCGGCACGCCACCGCGCTGCGGTGATTGCCGCGATTGAAGACGGGACATTCGATTACTCGGTCACATTCCCCGCCAGCAAGAATGCCCATAAATTCATCAGGAGCGATCGGCTCGATAACTATCTGGCCCAATGGCTCGAGCACAAGCGCCCTACTCTCAAGGCGTCATCCTACCGAACCTACAAAACGATCGTTGAACGCCTGATCGTGCCGAAACTGGGGCATCTCCTGCTGCCTGAAGTATCTCGACCGAAAGTGCGTGATTGGCTGTCCGGATTGACGGTTGGCAATAAACGGATGAGCAATATCCAGACCGTGCTGCGTTCAGCGCTGACCGATGCAGTGCACGATGACCTGCTCCAGACCAACCCACTACACGGATGGCACTATCGGCGCAACGAGGCGCCGGCGAATACGGGCCCGGATCCGTTCACTCGAGAGGAGCAGTCCGCGATCCTCGGTGCTCTCAGACCGGAATCACGGCCGCTAATTCAGTTTGCCTTCTGGACCGGCATGCGCCCGAGCGAGTACATCGCGCTCGAATGGGGTGACATCGACTGGCAGCGTATGGAGATCCATGTCACGAAATCGATCACAGCCGCGGCCCGGGGCGAGATAGAGGACACCAAGACCAATGCTGGCCGGCGTGTCATCAGCCTGCTCCCCCCAGCAGCTGAAGCGCTCAAACAGCAGAAGGCAGCGACCTTCATGCATCCCTCAGGACGTATTTTCCTGTGGCCACGAAGCCAGAAACCGTTTTCAGGTGATACCGACATCAGGGAGAAGATCTGGCGTCCTGCATTGCTGAGGGCTGGCGTACGCTATCGAAGGCTGTACCAGGCTCGTCACACGTTCGGATCGATGATGCTCTCGGCAGGAGAGCCGCTTGCTTGGGTGAGTCGGCAAATGGGACACCGGGATGTGGTGTTCACGGCACGCACCTACGCTCGCTGGATTCCCAATGACTCACCGGAACTTGGAATGCGTGCTGTCGAAATGTTTGGTCAGCATAGTCAGGATTCTGTCAGCAATGATGCGTAA